From a single Candidatus Defluviilinea gracilis genomic region:
- a CDS encoding nicotinate phosphoribosyltransferase: MTIFNLSRLTNDTFKLDIERMRRGWYSDKYFENIGRMLTALASEKYIYSGQKHNLPVDVSAKNIEVGDIEVEMQWFTRRLGNTIVVGIDKSLAMLRHCTGYWDGDTFVDTSDKLEVWAVHDGTVVKSDGNPLNAEPVIKVRGRYRDFALLETPSLGVLTRSSRVATNVYETLTAARGKPVLFFPARFDLHEVQAADGYAYNIAIKRFNADHSHEISSYVSTDAQGDWWGGAGGGTVAHAAIASFLGDTAEAMMQFSRILPAGIPRIALVDFNNDSVGDTQRVMEKMFAKYKELCDLGDEAEASKYILYGVRLDTSGTLRDVSVEPLGDPALDLGVNPRLVFNVRQGLDSAWENWSIPPVWKDAAREYCRNVKIVVSGGFAPEKIRKFEKLGVPADIYAVGSWLFNNNGGTVTDFTADVVRVKLHGEWVDMAKIGRRPLANENLERVW; this comes from the coding sequence ATGACCATCTTCAACCTCTCCCGCCTCACCAACGACACCTTCAAACTCGATATCGAACGCATGCGCCGCGGCTGGTACTCGGACAAATATTTCGAGAACATCGGGCGGATGCTCACCGCGCTCGCCTCAGAAAAATATATCTATTCCGGTCAAAAGCATAATTTGCCTGTCGATGTTTCCGCGAAGAACATCGAAGTTGGCGACATCGAAGTGGAGATGCAATGGTTCACGCGCCGACTTGGCAACACGATCGTTGTCGGCATTGATAAATCGCTGGCGATGCTCCGTCATTGTACGGGGTATTGGGATGGCGATACTTTTGTAGACACGTCAGACAAACTCGAAGTGTGGGCGGTCCACGATGGGACGGTGGTCAAATCGGATGGCAACCCGTTGAACGCGGAGCCTGTTATCAAGGTGCGCGGGCGGTATCGCGATTTCGCGTTGCTTGAAACGCCGTCGCTGGGCGTGTTGACTCGTTCGAGTCGCGTGGCAACCAATGTCTACGAAACGCTGACCGCCGCGCGCGGCAAGCCAGTCCTATTTTTCCCTGCGCGGTTCGATCTGCACGAAGTCCAAGCCGCGGATGGATACGCCTACAATATCGCCATCAAACGCTTCAATGCAGATCACTCGCACGAGATCAGTTCATATGTTTCGACCGACGCGCAAGGCGATTGGTGGGGCGGCGCGGGCGGCGGAACGGTCGCGCACGCGGCGATCGCATCCTTCCTCGGCGACACAGCGGAAGCGATGATGCAATTCTCGCGCATCCTGCCTGCTGGCATCCCGCGCATTGCGCTGGTGGACTTCAACAACGATTCGGTGGGCGATACTCAGCGTGTGATGGAAAAAATGTTTGCGAAGTATAAAGAGTTGTGCGACCTCGGCGATGAAGCGGAAGCCTCGAAATATATTTTGTACGGAGTCCGTTTGGACACGAGTGGAACTTTGCGCGATGTGTCTGTCGAACCGCTGGGCGACCCCGCGCTCGATCTGGGAGTGAACCCGCGGCTGGTGTTCAACGTCCGTCAGGGGTTGGATTCGGCTTGGGAAAACTGGAGCATACCCCCCGTCTGGAAAGACGCGGCGCGTGAGTATTGTCGCAATGTCAAGATCGTCGTCTCGGGCGGGTTCGCTCCCGAGAAGATCCGCAAGTTCGAGAAGTTGGGAGTCCCTGCCGATATTTACGCGGTGGGTTCGTGGCTATTCAACAACAACGGCGGCACCGTGACGGATTTCACCGCCGACGTGGTGCGCGTGAAACTTCACGGCGAATGGGTGGACATGGCAAAGATCGGGCGAAGACCTTTGGCGAATGAAAATTTGGAACGCGTATGGTGA